The Plasmodium knowlesi strain H genome assembly, chromosome: 14 region catacctAGTGCTACATACGTGGCACATACTTACGCATGCAACGAACAGCCGCGAAATAGCTTGTTCCTCTCTCTTAAAAACGCTACCAGGATAGTTTCCTTCAAGTGTGCAGGACTTCCTGCGGGTGTTTTTCCTAGTACCACTCCGTTCGCACGTGGGGAAAGCAAATGAAGGCGCAATGAGGGGTGCGGATAGTTATTACTATTTATGCGGTCTAGGGGGGAGGTCTCATATATTATGTTTCATTCTGTTTTCGTTTCCCCTGCTTTACCTTTTCTGTAGAACACAGCGCACACCTTGGCAGAGCACATCCGgcgaaaaaaacatatgacAAATGAAGAGCTCGCCGTGTAGCCGACATAATTAGTTGTCCGCATAACCCGCATTAGTATTTCatctttcccattttaccATATAAGTTTTACACCCCTTTATGCCATAATACTTCTCATATCGAGTTTATCATGTTTCATGCCGAGAAAAGAAGCTACGCGTTTAGGGACCTTCGCTGAGtgttcttcatttcctcAAAAATACACATGCGGTTGTAACAAATAGGAACGGCCTTGTGGCAAAGTTGAACCGGAGCGCGCAACGGaattaaattgaaaaaggcaaatgggtaaaagggaaaagagggcaaattgccaaaaaagaaccaaaaaaatgaaacaaacaaaaaaaaaaaaagcaacgaACAAAGGATGGGACGGAGTTCACAGTGAGGATGCATGAATGGGGAGGTAAACTCTTCTTCGAAAAATGGAGTATTTCACAAATTGTGGGCGGCCTCCATGTCAAGGTTTAAGCATTGCAATAACCCTACGGTATACCTATTACAAATAGGCAATATTTCTTAGAGAAAGAATTGCACATGTGATGGTTTATAAGTGTCCACTCCGCAGTAAGACCACACAGGAGCGATGTGTCATCATGCGTTTATACTTCCTCTGTTctacttcttccatttctgttCCACGCTGTGCCGCGCCATCCCATATATCAACCCTCACACTGGTGCTCAAAAGAAGATGCGCCCCCGCTTGAGGATGGATATGACGAGgctataaataaatattgcGGTAAATATTAGGGACACCACGTAAGAAACCAACTTCAGGCGCTTCGTCCTTCGCTGCTCCTCCTGCAGTTGACGGTTAACCAACTCTTGTTCGTTCTGCTCATCCTCTATCTGAGAGTAATGCTTATCGACGGCCTCATAAAACAACTTACGTTCTTCCTTACTGAGGTTCATCTTCTTGAGTGTAGAATCATTGACATCTAGGAAAGCCTGATCGACGTACACATAATTAtgtttgtaaaaatgtgGAGCTAGGGATTCTAAGTTATGTATTTTCAGAAAATTGGAGACATCGGTTTTTAGCATTGCCTCTTCgtagttcttccttttccggatttctttctcctgataatttttttttttttcttcttccttcaaaatatcatttttttcatttttttttaaaatatcttcATACGTttcgttgttgttgttttttaagCATCCATCAAATTTGTGCTTCAAAAAAAGCTCGCACAAACCTTTTTGGTTTTCCTTCGCTGCTATATGTAAAggggaattattttcattgtcGAGGCAATTCTTTATGTCTAccttttgtgttagtagaaTACTCTGGGCTATATTTCCTAAGTGCTCCTTCGCACAAATATGTAGAACAGAATTCATGTCCCTGTCTTTTATATTAACATCTGCACCTTTTTCGATGAGCAAAATGGctgcttcttctttgctCCTCTTAATTGAGCACATCAGGGGtgtattattttcattatctAGGGCATTAATGTGGGCATGATTTTTTATCAGTAATTCTATTCCTTTAACGTAGTTATACTCACTAGCTACATGCAGGCtcgtttttccatttttgtttttttcgtttacatcaatttttttttcgattaatAGTCTACTCAAGTTTATCATGTCATGTCCAAGGACCATACACTTCATCAAGGCAttatccttctccttcttatcttttaaaaatatattaacgTTACACTCATTGACGAGGTAGTGGCAACATTCGCCGCACCCTTTTTCGATACCCAATAGGAGGAGCGTTAATCCTTCCTTGTTGTACGAATTTAGGTTTACATCTCCTTCGCTTTCTATGCTGTTCTTGAATTTGACCACATCGTCCTTTAGAATGGCTTTCCAAACTTTGGAGCTCATTTTTCCGGGCGTCTGCGCGCGTaccaagggggggaggggtacCAACTATACGTGCAGAAACAAGCtgtagggggggaaaggaacacTTGACAAGCTACTCCTCTTTCGAACTAGCCAGGAGCGAACCCCTACATTGAAAAGCAAGAGGAAGAATGTCACCGA contains the following coding sequences:
- a CDS encoding ankyrin-repeat protein, putative — translated: MSSKVWKAILKDDVVKFKNSIESEGDVNLNSYNKEGLTLLLLGIEKGCGECCHYLVNECNVNIFLKDKKEKDNALMKCMVLGHDMINLSRLLIEKKIDVNEKNKNGKTSLHVASEYNYVKGIELLIKNHAHINALDNENNTPLMCSIKRSKEEAAILLIEKGADVNIKDRDMNSVLHICAKEHLGNIAQSILLTQKVDIKNCLDNENNSPLHIAAKENQKGLCELFLKHKFDGCLKNNNNETYEDILKKNEKNDILKEEEKKKNYQEKEIRKRKNYEEAMLKTDVSNFLKIHNLESLAPHFYKHNYVYVDQAFLDVNDSTLKKMNLSKEERKLFYEAVDKHYSQIEDEQNEQELVNRQLQEEQRRTKRLKLVSYVVSLIFTAIFIYSLVISILKRGRIFF